GCGATGTTATGATGGCGGGAATTATTCTCTATCCATATGATTAAGAGTTACTGAGAGCACGAACATGTTAAAAAAAATCCTCTTCCCGTTAATCGCGCTTTTCATGTTGGCAGGCTGTGCGACACCGCCAACCACGATTGACGTTTCACCTAAAATCACGCTTCCACAGCAGGATCCCAGCCTGATGGGTGTGACCGTCAGCATTAATGGTGCCGATCAACGTCCGGACCAGGCGCTGGCGAAAGTGACCCGTGACAATCAACTGGTTACCCTGACCGCGTCTCGCGATCTGCGCTTCCTGTTACAGGAAGTACTGGAAAAACAGATGACCTCCCGCGGCTATATGGTGGGCCCGAACGGTGCGGTCAACCTGCAGATTATTGTGAACCAGCTGTACGCCGATGTATCT
The DNA window shown above is from Citrobacter farmeri and carries:
- a CDS encoding lipoprotein, translated to MLKKILFPLIALFMLAGCATPPTTIDVSPKITLPQQDPSLMGVTVSINGADQRPDQALAKVTRDNQLVTLTASRDLRFLLQEVLEKQMTSRGYMVGPNGAVNLQIIVNQLYADVSQGNVRYNIATKADIAIIATAANGNKMTKNYRASYTVEGAFQATNKNIANAVNSVLTDTIADMSQDTSVHDFIKQNAR